DNA sequence from the Uloborus diversus isolate 005 chromosome 1, Udiv.v.3.1, whole genome shotgun sequence genome:
ATGACCTTATTTGCCAAACCAAATTAGCATACATGTACATTGATATTATGGACACTTCACGGCACCCCTCGCCTCTTAAAACGATCCCCAGGTTTCCGTTGCATCCAGTTTGAAAACCCCTGATTTAGATGACTCTGGCTTAGTAAAATGACCTAAAGTGTCATCTTGTGGTGGAGCAATTGGACAAGAATGGAATGCTTTCACTGTAGCCTTAGCCTTTGTCTATCACTCTATCACTACAACAGCATCTTTTCTGACCGTTTCAGAAAACCTCCATAACAGTTTATCTGACTTATTTTTTTCTAGGTATGTTAAAACTTTTGAATagcgggaaaatatttttacatttagcatattgcagtgaaacgattaaaaaaataatttaaatagaataagtacgaaatgtaaatatttatgtgatattatttttgctaataataaagcttaacgTATGTGTTTCTGGatatctgtgtctctggatgtctgcattgcgcctagaccgttcggccgattttcatgaaatttggcacagaattagttcataGCATAGGAGTaagcaactcgaagcgatttttcaaaaattcgatgttgttctttttctattataatttttaagaacattttatcgagcaaataatcataacatggacaagtaaattaccataacgtggacgaaaaaattacctgaacgtggacgagaaaattaccagaacgtggacgagaaaattatcataacgtggacgagagagttaccataacgtggacgagtaaattaccataacaaagGCGAGCAATTTAACGtatcaaattggcgagaaattcatcatccattatttgtaaacatactgGCGAActgaatgaatttttaattttctactacaggcaaagccgtgctggtgcCATTAGTATAGCAATAAAAGACATAATCCCGTTTAAGTATCCTTATTTTGTTGATGGGGGGCGTTCAAAcgtatttcattattatttgcaTCAACAGGCTAATTGCAATTGAACTAGattcaatgtataatttctccGCCTATAATATAAAAGTGCCACGGAAGTGAGCAGTAACGAATTAATGGTGTCTCACTGATCCCTCAAAGGGGCAACAGGGAAAAGTTGCACTAAAAATTCCCTTTAGCTCTCGTACCTTTTCtcctaaaagaaatttttttatcaatattttttcaagatGCTTGTAGAATCTCTTACATTTCGTTCTACGCATAGTTATCAACTATGTAATTTGTGAATGTAACGCATCATCTTTATCATATGTAAAGAAAATCGgttgataaaaaaattaagtaattgtaATATTTTCAGTCGTCATTACGTGAAGATGATGTTCAATGTATTCAAGAAAGATCTGAAGTTCGCTAATGAATAAAgaagatatttacaaaatattatgcAAATCATTTCTTTCCTGACCATATTCTAGatcaatttcagttttaaaaatttcgaatttgGTGTCTTTCTTCGCAAAAACGGGATGCTTAATGTTTTATGTAAGTATGCACGCTGTAATAAATTTAGGTTGTGGTAGTTTGTTACTGGTGGCGTTGCATTTAATTGACTGCATGCGATCATAGGTGAACAACATCAAATAGTTTTATCCGGAAGAAAAGAGGTTAAGGATAGTGagatttaaatgacaagagaggaaacttgaatcttttttattttaattcaagcaCAATATCAACCACTAGatatacaaaaaataagtaaaataattttcttcgagGGAAAGGAAAAACGAACaaacaagaaaactttttgaAGAGGAACAATTACATCTCTGAAAAGGTATGCCTCGTCTAAAGATTCCTTTTTCTATAAAAACCATTTTGTAAACGaaattctgattttaatttataaGACAGTATCTTTGATTGCTTGAGTAATACGTTGGCTACTAATTCCAAACAATTCTAAAAGAATATCGCCAGGTCCGCTTCTTGGAAGTCCAGTAACAGCCAATCTCCTCAAAGTAATATCCTTTTCATTGCATATAAATTCTGAAACTGCATCACCTAGGCCACCTGAAACAAATTCTATCATTATTGCAGGCTAAAAATGAcgcaaataagaatttttttaaaaattgtttatcttAGCAAAATAACGGTTATAAATGTTCTGTATTAAAATTGATAGATTTGATTGCAGCAGttcttccgatttttttttttaattttttttccccatcagtcaagattttttgttttaatggcaATAAAATTTCTTTACCTTCCGGATAATGGTCTTCAACGGATATAATTCTTCCGCCACACTGTCGGGCGTTGTGGATAATGCCATCTTTATCAATGGGTTTAATAGTAAATGGATCGAGCACCCTGACATGTATGTTCTCTGCTTCCAACTTTTCCGCCGCTTGTATTGCTTCATGTAGAGTAACTCCCGCACCTACAACCAAAACTTGATCTTTGTCAGACTTTTTCACTACCTGTGAATAAAATATCATTTAGTTGCACATTAAACTTCAGGGAGATAGCGAAAGGGTATCCAAATTTTGACAATCATTAAAAGAGGCGATCTGACAAGCAGGAACCTCAAGGCCCGAGGACCGTAATGCTTTGGAGGTCCCCCCTCtttattctatcactttaagtcaacgcaaaatgaggtttaaataatgtttaatatTATTTAGGTAGTTTTTAATTAACAAATCCTAAATTGTTAATCTTTTCACAAAAGTACATGATTTGTTAATGCTAtacatacgtttttaaaagcttcGAGGCCCTTTAGGAAGATAAGGCCTAGTTGGCCTGCGTGGTAATCAGCCCATGGGAACCATGGTCGCAAACTCAATGCTGAAGTGCTGCATGTACGTAAACCAGAAAATGGCGGATGTGAAACAAGTCACAAATAAGGGTAAATTATTACACAAACACGGttttacactacattttattattttaggaaaaaattaaagtatttgttGAAACTTGTGACCTTCAATTATTATACAAGTGTCGCAACGACAATGCAGCGTTAGATGAAATCTTCGTCATTGCGACTGTCGGTCGGTGCGAAGGGCCCTGATTTAAATATCGAGGATCCCTAGGGCAAACATTTTTCTGGGGTGCCCTTGTattcaaatcttaaaattttagccaatagctaaaatttttttcagccatttGAGGACCCCTAAAAAGCGGGGCCCGCGGCCATCGCCAAGTTGCCCTATTCAGTGATCAGGCTCTGTCGGTGCGTTGTCATTGCGACAAATGTCACTTGGAGGCACTACACAGCTGGAATCTACAAATTTTAACAACTGCTTTAAACCCTCCTTTGAAGTAAAATGTTGAGTAAAATCGTGCTTATGTCAGAGGTGCCCacataaaaggggggggggaggctcatgGCACAGatggcgccattgaaatttttagggtggtggtgttttgaggggtatgttTTCATTTTAGAGGGCTCTTCCTTTTCTCGGGAGGGGGTGTCTTCGCCATATTTAAGGGGTGGGCACCACTGTAGATGTACTGATTTATCATCATTTGTGTCCTGTTTTGCATTTGTCACTTTCTGGTTTGGCGTGTATAGCATAGCGTTTTTTGTGACTATGTGTTCCTGTATGCTTCTTGCTTGTTATCGTCCCCTTTAAACCCCCTTCAAAAGTTAACTACACACTTCCCGATCAGAATGTAAATGCATATTAAACTATTTAACTTGAAAATGCTATAATTGAACTAAAGTGAAAGATTCACAGTCACAGGAGAGTACAGGAGAGTTTATTTAAGTAGCAAAAGAAATATTATTCCTCACGCAACGGAATTATAAGCTCTAAGTAGTTATTGTATGCGGAGGGGGGCATCTcgaaatcaatatttgcaaagataataaaaagtttttgttacGATTCCTTCAAATATCTCTTCATGTAAAAAGTGAGAGTAAACGTTGTTTTCACACCTataattttttcacaaatatttatgtttaaaacgTGTATTTGACTGGTTATGGGataaaatttgttcttttaacCAATcgtttcattcatttcatttgcATGGAAATACTCAATATAAACACACTGGAAACAAAAGTTCAAGAAGGACAGTGCTTAAACCGCAGACTGGGTGTGTTTCAGACTCATAAAACCCTAGTAGAAAAAATATACCTGGGCTTTTCCTATTTGAAAAACTGTGGAATTCTCATAAATGACCGGAGTTTTCTGGTCTAGAAGTTCTAATGTAACAAATTCCTAATTTATTCGCAGCCAGTTCGCAAGCTCTTTCTGTAGACACGGCATCACTTGGGGTAAAACACTGTACTTCCTGGTAATGATCTAAATACGGCGAGATCTTCCAAGCCCATCTGCGAAGGACCGTCCTCTCCTATGGATAGAACACAAAGTATggaatgattttcattaaaaacagaCATATTACTGAAATATGATCTCTTTTGTTTAGCTTccattaaaatgcttaaaaagtatatttaaaatacTGATTTTTCTACTCATTACGAATGAGAAAACCAACGATATTAAAAAAGcaaattggtaaaaatgcagcCTGTACCTGGTTGAGCGATAGTAggaattactttttcaataaGAAAATCTTTGAGATTCTGAACGCTAAGTAGCAATGTCCAGAAAACGAACACTTTTTAGTATCTACAAAAGACTTTgcttcactcaaaaaaaaaaaaaaaaaaaaaaaaaacgtgtggacaaaatttttgtaaattgtgCTCAaataacgatgtttttttttttttttctcatttattccgCACACAAAGGGGAAGATTTTATATATCTTTCATTGGGTAGGGTACTCCGACTAGTTAGTGAACAGTCCAGGAAATGTATGgttcgtattttttaaaaatcgttttcgTTAGATGAATTGACAACAGTAATTTCCTTTCTGTACAGTGCCGAAAAGAAAGTGTAAGTGTTTTTGTTTGTCCACCGTCTTAAAACGATGGATTTGATGCAATATTTTacatttgtacctccaaaaacgCATTAAGCAAGTCTCCAAGAttttctattttacaataaaTCAGTGAGCCAGGGCCGCAGCAGTCAGGGGGacggcatttcaactgattaaaaacaaaaattttttaagagttattattattattatcttttttttttctttttgatcatttgaagagctagagacacatacataacatccactgagaaggaacattaggcatcattgaaaacaattctaaaaaaggaaataagaaaaaaaaattacattgctgcctcctatttgtctaatcaactaatcaaaagtcccccccccccgtccaaaaaaaaatctagaggtcacaatgacctccgtgacttcccatgtgggcgccccggtggggggggggacgcaatttctttagttcgccaggggcgctagaccccatagttacgctactgtaaTAAATGCATAGGCCAATAAAATTGAGTCTAATATCATGATCctcattattatttcatttatcaattaacgtatttgaatttttgtgatgAAACTTTATCACATAACATTGAATAGGATTAGTTATAAAATGGAGCAGGAAGCTATCATCTGAAATAaacgaattaaaatatttttaacatccTACTATTTATGAGTTATTTAAACAGGACTAAGTTAACTTTCATGCATGGGCGgatttaaaaaggggggggggggacgagggAGGGCATTGCcctccccccagttttgggaatactttatacatagtaacaaTACTCCTTCCaaaatcttgaaagaaaaaataatgatttttttttttttttggacagaaGTGGAAATGAAGAGAACAGCGAATGTCCTTttccgatgggggggggggggacaacgtACACTGTATTGCAAGTAGTAAAGCTTTCACTGGGTTGCtgaaaatggatttaaaatgactattttgaactgaaaacgaTTTGTTCAAGTATATAAGTGAACATTTCGACTGATCGAGCTATGCGttcagctgcaatacttaaaatactcgacggttatttcaacaaattagaagctacaacaaagattaaaaaaaccggatttacctataaactaaacaagctatagcttaaaGTACCCActttcaagggcacccatatagggggggggcaagtgggggctcaagcttCCCCTCCCCCTTCACCTTTAAAATtcgaacttccttgcttttgtacttttttctctgcaaaaataaaaaaaacatttcttttccagcctatatggtgaataagttattaaaaatatcaaattttagtaactctaatctgtactgaaatcggtttctattgGGAAAAGATCCTGCTATCTGAGCCCCCCTCCCTtaaaactttgcatatgggcgcccatgcccaCTTTGTTAAAGACCTTCAACTTTCGAAAATTTCCTGATTTgttccctaaaaaaagaaaagttcttgaaaaaaaatcagtttaaagaGCTAGAAAACCTTGACAATTAAGACAAGTGTGGCTAgaaatcattacttttttaatttataacattACGGAGGGGGTAGGGGGGGGAATGCTCAAATATGTCTAGTTCAGCTCCTTTTTGCCATATCtgcagcaaaaatgtaaaaatcatgtggTGCTCACGTTAATGTATCATATTACTTGAGATacttttttgtgactcacatgtttcatatcttgctgtttatttaatccttaattctgtaatttgaaaattattttgtatcgcttgtttttattttatttctactgCATAATGTTAATCTGTTTAGTCcgataaaaaaattacactacttctattcattttcgttttctgcactacttgtaattgaaaaaaagttggtgtaatgggaaatatatagtttttttttcttttaaacttaaaatagttgcTCTTACAAAGTTAGAATAATATTGTAAAACTGTACAATCCAATACTGTATTTCAAATactggaaagggcaaatgaagtgctttaaataatctAAATTGTTCTCGGGTCCTTGAAAAGATTTAGatcagtttttgaaattcctaagcaaagtgtgcttcaattttatttcttatcaagtgtgtAAATTATGAATTATCCAAATGGGCGGCTCTTATTACGTATTTTCGAAATCTGtacacaatttcttttaaagcattttttactattgatcattttgcatTTACTTCACTGTTGTATTTGTGGGTGTGTGGGAggcgtgatcaaaaactaattgaatagAACCAACAGccgatgtaagcaaataacaatgcataatcaTCTCTTCTGTCTTCTGCcttgctttttctctctgaggactgctgtCATTTATTGTCGAacggaaaacaatttttactctgTATTACCGTTATTTGCAAAAGagtgtttgcctattttttcccTGAGActtttgtagttccaattaccttttataaggcttcaaaatgcagaatcttatatcttttttacaaaaattcctccgaGGGATAAACCCCCGGACTCTCTGCAATGGGAGATATTCTATACCCCACTTTAAAGGGATGCCATTTCCCTTcttaaattcaattcaaaaggACAGCAGGCAACACATTAATAAAAACACAGACACAAAAGTAAGGCATAACCTTATGTatcgcaggaaaaaaaaaacaacaacgtaGGAGGAAGGAGGGCTTTATTAAATGCCCTTTTCGTCATCGACATAAAAGTTGTCCGGACTACAAAAGAGACCCAAAATCTGAAATAGCTTTGGGCCATGTGAAGTAAAAATCCAGCCTTATTTgcaactaatgttgctcaaaaaaaaaaaaaaaaaaaacttgccccccccccccccccaggaactcagtctgAAATCCGCCTATGCTTTCATACAGATATATAGCACAGAACTATTGTTAAATATGTTGTTTAATTCATTCAATCTCATTCGCCACTTTTCTATGCTTTCTATTATACATTTCTCTCCTGCTTTTGTTTTCTCCCGTTCATACTCCTATTTGCGTTTCCACTGTTAAGGTTTCGATTCTATTCAGATGAAATTGTGATATTGGAATTAACGTCAAACTTGGGGTTAAAAATTGAACTTTCTCATCAGACCTGTAGTACAATCAACCTAAAAATGACACCTACTGTATTTTAACGAAAATCAGCAAGCATTATAAAGTTAACGGGGAAAGTATTAGGAGTACCAAGGActtggaaatgaaaaaaaaaaatcaaattctgtaGTACCTATTGATACTCCGCAGTGTGATCCACAGCATTTAATGTTTGCTTGAGAAATGGCAGCCATTCTCAATTGATCCATTGCCCGGGTGAAAAAAGTGGCGAAGGTGCTTACGAATGGGATAGTTCGGGCTCTGCAAGAGGCACCGACAGCTACGCCAACAAGGTTTTGTTCTGCAATGAAGCATTCTATGAAACGATCTGGAAACTTTTCTCGAAATTTAATAGCATATGTGGAATTTTTTGTATCGCCATCAAGGGCAATGATGCGATCATTGTTCGCACCCAACTTTGTTAAGGCAGTTCCATACGCCATTCGAGTAGCCACCTGGAAAGATAATAAATGGTCTttacaaaacacaaaacagcTGAAGATGTTAGACATTTTTGAAGCTTATTTGAAACTAAATACAATTGAAACACAGTTAGGGAGCATAACGTTTTCTAGAAATAGCTAGCCatactgaaataataaaaaattgccTAGCATAACAGCATTTTTACAAACTTGATACAATTGTCTTGGCAGATTAGCAACATATTTGAGCAATTGTACTGTTGAATCGAACTGCGGAGTGGAAGTCAGAGCCGGAGTCGTGAAGGCGAACGGTTTTGTAGGaaaaggagtcagagtcaaaatctttaaaattccagcagtcggagtcgatcattttcccttcgACTCTGCCTGCTGCTAGTTTACCTATTTAGTTACAACAGTTTTTTACTCCAAAATTCAAAGCCATTTTTATTATCATTGATAAGTATTCTATCTACAACTAAATATTCTATGACATTACATTTCTATAGATAAATATTCTGATATTTCTCTGTAGTTATTGACCGGCAAATAACGCAAAAAACTGCATGAAAGTCATCTTGGAATAAGACAAAATTTTATCTAACAAAATAGGGAAAACAAATTGATGATTTGAATAGTGATATTGATTGACTTTCAAATATGATTTGAAAGTTGACAAAATTCCAATATATTTTATCACGTATGTTTCAGACAAACTTGTTTATATTCACATTGAAATGTATTGCCTTAGATGTgcataattttaatatttgatttttgtaGAACAATACGTTGTTACTTTAATATTAACTACATGTAAATTTTCCATTCCGTTACTCCCTCAAGTCAATTGTTTTATATTCAATATTTTAagtcattctttttctttttttttttaatttttagaatcgTTTTCTTCGAAAAACACTTTCTTAAAGTGAAAAATCCCTTTTCATACGGTATTGTATTAGTACTTATaatgttttacataaaatttctCACCTAGCAAATTTTGTTGCAGCTATGAAATACTTTCAAGTTAGACTAGTAGTAATGAGAACTACCAtgacaatttttttcctttgtcttGTTAAAGAGAGATAACTAATAGGTGAACCAAGCCAATGTCCATTCCATacccttttctttaatatttaaagacttattattataaaaacgtttttaaacatAACGCAAACTGCTGAAAAAGACATAACTTTTAGTCTAAATTCTAACCTTTTCTCCCAAGGTATAACTTGGATCATCTTGTAATTTGATGTCTGACAAAGACACTGGCAAAAGCTCGTTTTCAGGAGCTGTAATATCTGGTTTTTTCGAAGCGGATTCATTTTTAGATAATTCTTCTTGTAGAACTTTTATAATGTCAATGCCTTTGGTTCCCAACGGCTTTCCATGCCAGCTTTCCTGATCTTCTATATCTATAGTATCAAAATAGAAAggaatttttcataattataatagTCATAGTTTACGAATGCTCTATATAACTTATGCTAATGTTTTTAACCGTATCTTATCATCGTGAACAATCATGCTCTTTCTGCTTCACATATAACTTTCAAATAATTCAATTCATATCTACTCTATATttatatagggtagaccggggcacatttacgaggatttttttcaatgaattttctaatttttatgtttgaacctaggaattttagacattgtggttttatgaagcagttaattaagtcaaaatttgtatattcagttgttgctcagcttatgtttttaaccgtaaaaaaaatgttttttgattttaagtcagttgcgtaaacttaccccgaacacggggcaactttacgcatcgagtgggatACGTTCACGCACATTAAAAATGATGCCAaatagtaagtgaaatagatatttaaaccaaatttaaatattttatttctctcaaaacactttaaaaataagaaagtcacaaataattaatttaagatcattttataggctaaactaaaatcataggacttattgctaattaaaaacagaaactatttagtcatcttcttcaacACTGTTAGATTTTTCTAacgaaaataaagtatttcttttcgcatacttgtcatgggactgtgTTTTAACATCTAAGACATTCAACCCTGTCTTGtctttttttcgattggt
Encoded proteins:
- the LOC129234639 gene encoding LOW QUALITY PROTEIN: transketolase-like (The sequence of the model RefSeq protein was modified relative to this genomic sequence to represent the inferred CDS: deleted 2 bases in 2 codons) — translated: MATRLRIHSIRSTNAAGSGHPTSCSSIAEIMSVLFYHVMRYKVSDPRDPASDRFILSKGHAAPILYAAWAEAGLFPIDDILNLRKIDSDLEGHPTPRLSFVDVATGSLGQGLSCAAGMAFVGKYIDKSSYRIYCVIGDGESAEGSVWEAISFASHYKLDNLVAIFDVNRLGQSEPTSLQHNTDAYKARLEAFGATTCVVDGHNITELCKKLDDAKKTKGYPSVIIAKTFKGKGFPDIEDQESWHGKPLGTKGIDIIKVLQEELSKNESASKKPDITAPENELLPVSLSDIKLQDDPSYTLGEKVATRMAYGTALTKLGANNDRIIALDGDTKNSTYAIKFREKFPDRFIECFIAEQNLVGVAVGASCRARTIPFVSTFATFFTRAMDQLRMAAISQANIKCCGSHCGVSIGEDGPSQMGLEDLAVFRSLPGSTVFYPSDAVSTERACELAANKLGICYIRTSRPETPVIYENSTVFQIGKAQVVKKSDKDQVLVVGAGVTLHEAIQAAEKLEAENIHVRVLDPFTIKPIDKDGIIHNARQCGGRIISVEDHYPEGGLGDAVSEFICNEKDITLRRLAVTGLPRSGPGDILLELFGISSQRITQAIKDTVL